The following DNA comes from Anopheles coustani chromosome 2, idAnoCousDA_361_x.2, whole genome shotgun sequence.
CTTATGGTGTCGATTGGTGTCGTCACAGAAGTAGCAAAAAATCAAGAATGTCATCACAAACAAACGGCCAACCATTTCCTGCTTACGAGTTCACATTTTCCTCGGCCGATAAACAAAGTGCCGCTGTTCAATAAACTGCCCAACCGCGGAAAGTgttccccaaaaaaaaaaaactgctgaCCCGGACACACATAAACATGCACACACCTATGTGGAGGAAAACCCGCGAATCGCGGGTAACGGAGTTGAGCCGGAGGACTATAAATACTGACCGCCGGCAACCGATCAGTATCAGTCACCGTTTGTTCTCACCCTTCAAACACAGCGCATTAGCCAGTGTAGCTTTTCCAAGTTCCTCTTCAAGTTCGGAAGAAAACCCACCAACACCTTCAGCAAAATGAACTCCATCGTTGCCGCAGTCATCCttgccgtcgccgtcgtcggaGCCCTGGCCGACTACCCAGCACCCAAGTACGAGGCCCCGAAGGCGTACGGACACGCCGCCCCGGCCCACCACGGCTACGCCGCCCCCGCTCCCCACCACGGTGGATACGCTCACCACTCCGCCCCGGTCGTCCACGCCTACGCCGCCAAGGCTCCCCATGTGAAGTGCGGCGCTAACCTGCTGGTCGGCTGCGCTCCCAACGTTGCCCACGTGCCCTGCGTGCCCGCCCACGGTGGCCACGGAGGATACGGTCACGCCGCCCCTGCTGCCCACCACGGTGGATACGGACACCACGCCCCGGCCGCCCACCACGGATACCGCTCGTTCTCCGAGGGAGAGCAGGCGTCCGCCTTCGACCTGGAGGAATAAGCGCAGCCCGCCGcacccccccacacacacacacactcactggACGGGACCCGAGGGCGCACCATGGGAGCCACACCTTCCGAGGGAGCCGGCGCGGGTCTCGGGCTAGCATCTCTGACCTCAGATGTCCACCGCAACGCCCAGCGTCGGAGGACATCACCGCGATGGATCAACGCATTCTGCTGATGTTTCAACCGCACACTGTTTAGTACGCTACACGATttgaagggaaataaaattcattacaattacaaaacaaaactcctcTGCTCTCTTTTCACTTGGTGGGGGATTCAAGGGTGGGAAAACATGGAAAGAACATGGAAAGAAACATGAACTGTGGCGAATTGGAACAGACGATCTTCAAACAGATTTACTATGGTAAAGCTGAAAATGAATCTAATTCTTTTCACATTTACTCaactttaattgaaaaatgcaattttctaattttgtttcacttctaaaaaaaggtaaagatgtgaacaaacagtaaaaataaatttccaccATTCAACCGTTGGTCATATTTGAACAGCGTGATGTATTTTCGCATCACTCTTTGCCCATCTCATTGGAATGTCGTTTCAATAAACCATTTAATTTGTctgtaattttcttttttttgatctagttttcaaagtttttcttcaaacagaaaaaacaagtttcaaGTAGAATGCACCCATGCCtttgcagaaaaaaaggtgCTGACAAAACGGAAGCCCACCGATCGACAGCTGGTGGGTagcaatttaattaaaattaaatgtttgcttttgatCGTGATCATCACCATCGTATCGATCGACACATAGAGCTGCTTTTTGCTTACTTATTTGATTCGGTGTTCCGTGCCACGAGCCGACATGCTCGTGCAGCGTACAGCGATGCCCATCGCCGCTTGGTACAGGTttaatggaaaaagttttcaaaattgtACGTAAAAGATGGATGGTGAACGAACGGGAGGGCACATGGAGCGCAAACTTTAGCGAATGTGCCATGTGGGAGTTTCGAACCGTACGGAGGTGGTTCTAATCCGTGCAGACGGATGGACAAAGTTTCGGTCGTTTGCTTACAAATTCTGCTGCATAAAATATGACATGGCGTACACGGTGCAGTTGCCGCACTTGAGGAAACCCCGGGAATCCAAGATACGAGCGGAATCGATTGAACCCCGTCGGATGGATGTGTcgtgcggtggaaaactgtccAAAACTAAACCCATCCATTTTCGATGATTGGTTGTGCGATTTAAAAGGGATGGGaggaaaatgaggaaaagtGGCTCAAATCAGTGCATACCCACATAAAGTTTTCCGGCTTGAAAACTCGACGTTATGCGATGAAGTAGACACGTTTGATATTTTCTCATGAAACACATATT
Coding sequences within:
- the LOC131267696 gene encoding vitelline membrane protein 15a-2-like; protein product: MNSIVAAVILAVAVVGALADYPAPKYEAPKAYGHAAPAHHGYAAPAPHHGGYAHHSAPVVHAYAAKAPHVKCGANLLVGCAPNVAHVPCVPAHGGHGGYGHAAPAAHHGGYGHHAPAAHHGYRSFSEGEQASAFDLEE